A genomic region of Venturia canescens isolate UGA chromosome 9, ASM1945775v1, whole genome shotgun sequence contains the following coding sequences:
- the LOC122415565 gene encoding MTOR-associated protein MEAK7, with protein sequence MGHGSSRSTSSGNILSADEATLVENIFKSMSRSSGSIKREDIFKHWSNHLDEALLQSVVRFLCYEPGKKVSAINGENFGRLYVFAVRGSPEERTGLVFNGYSEEEQKLEIPTETFLQYVQGTINSYLRLQKNCANARYTSWSSIGCTVNKRRIGMRSRSLCDDLIKYGEALSTEQVENWFAQAATFKKIQSHVFQCLFLASQKKGDKNTGSRINDLNLLPVCKGLENIPHFPSILGLGDVLFLNLSLPHDLRNEWRFLFSSQVHGESFSTMLGRVSIQGSTIIIVQDTDDHVFGAFAPENWSLSPNFTGDQTCFLFKLEPQILTFSASGYNNHYQYLNLHQQTMPNGLLIGGQLNYPGLWLDCEYGKGKSSVSCTTFQNYVQLSGKEHFKIKHLEVWGVGPIPEADEDTRDSKSILDKDPASKVMLELSGRKMHSDGLRDRPPE encoded by the coding sequence ATGGGTCACGGTTCGAGTCGTTCAACCTCCTCCGGTAATATTTTATCGGCGGATGAAGCTACTCTGGTAGAAAACATCTTCAAATCTATGTCCCGGAGTTCAGGTTCGATAAAGAGAGAAGACATATTCAAGCACTGGTCGAATCACTTGGACGAGGCGCTGCTGCAATCGGTAGTTCGATTTCTGTGTTACGAACCAGGAAAGAAAGTATCGGCTATAAACGGTGAGAACTTTGGGAGATTATACGTATTTGCGGTGAGAGGTAGTCCGGAGGAAAGGACCGGTCTGGTCTTCAACGGATATTCGGAGGAGGAACAAAAATTGGAAATACCGACGGAAACTTTTCTCCAATATGTTCAGGGAACGATAAATTCTTACTTGAGGCTACAGAAAAATTGTGCCAACGCCCGTTACACGAGTTGGAGCAGCATCGGTTGCACCGTCAACAAAAGAAGAATAGGAATGCGATCGAGGAgcctgtgcgacgatttgaTCAAGTACGGAGAAGCGCTGAGCACCGAACAAGTGGAAAACTGGTTCGCTCAAGCGGCTACCTTCAAGAAAATTCAGTCACACGTTTTTCAATGCCTTTTCCTCGCGTCGCAGAAGAAAGGGGACAAGAACACGGGCTCTCGTATAAACGACCTAAATTTATTGCCTGTTTGCAAGGGGCTCGAGAACATTCCCCACTTTCCTAGCATCCTCGGCCTCGGCGATGTACTTTTTCTCAACCTAAGTCTGCCTCACGATCTGCGCAACGAGTGGCGTTTTCTCTTCTCCAGCCAAGTTCACGGGGAATCCTTTTCGACGATGCTAGGTCGAGTTTCCATTCAGGGCTCTACAATAATAATCGTACAGGACACCGACGACCATGTGTTCGGTGCGTTTGCTCCGGAGAATTGGTCCCTGAGTCCGAACTTCACGGGCGATCAAACCTGCTTCCTCTTCAAGCTCGAGCCCCAAATCCTCACTTTCTCTGCCTCCGGTTACAACAATCATTATCAGTATTTGAATCTCCACCAGCAAACGATGCCCAACGGTTTGCTCATCGGTGGACAACTGAATTACCCCGGTCTCTGGCTCGACTGCGAATACGGCAAGGGAAAATCCAGCGTTTCTTGTACAACCTTTCAAAACTACGTTCAACTGAGCGGCAAGGAACATTTCAAGATCAAGCATCTGGAGGTGTGGGGCGTCGGACCGATCCCCGAAGCCGACGAAGACACGAGAGACTCCAAATCCATTCTCGACAAAGATCCCGCCTCGAAAGTGATGCTCGAACTATCGGGACGGAAAATGCACAGCGACGGGCTTCGGGACAGGCCGCCCGAATGA